One window of the Halobacillus litoralis genome contains the following:
- a CDS encoding M20/M25/M40 family metallo-hydrolase, producing MVAINKERLLEEFLELVQIDSETKYESEIAKVLKEKFEDLGLEVLEDEAASVTGHGANNLICNLKGSKEAADTIYFTSHMDTVVPGNGISPVVEDGYIVTDGTTILGADDKAGVAAILEAIRSLKEQNVEHGDLQFVITVGEESGLVGAKALDSSLLKAKFGYAIDSDGQVGNIIIAAPTQAKINAVVKGKTAHAGVAPEKGISAITLASRAITKMPLGRIDDETTANIGRFEGGQKTNIVCDHVEVLAEARSLNPDKMEAQVEKMKKAFTETAEEMGGEVDIDIEIMYPGYKQQAGDEVVEVARSAAARIGRESQLLTSGGGSDANVIAGHGVPTVNLSVGYEEIHTTNERMPVGELEKIAEFVTAIIEEVAQ from the coding sequence ATGGTAGCGATTAATAAAGAACGCCTGCTTGAAGAGTTTCTTGAATTGGTGCAAATCGATTCAGAAACGAAATATGAATCTGAAATTGCTAAGGTTTTGAAGGAGAAATTTGAAGACCTTGGTCTTGAAGTATTAGAAGATGAAGCCGCATCTGTGACAGGTCACGGAGCCAATAATCTGATTTGTAATTTGAAAGGGTCTAAAGAAGCAGCAGATACCATCTACTTCACTTCCCACATGGATACGGTAGTACCAGGGAACGGCATCAGCCCTGTTGTGGAAGATGGATATATTGTAACGGATGGTACGACAATTCTTGGAGCAGATGATAAAGCGGGAGTCGCGGCAATCTTAGAAGCGATCCGTTCGTTAAAAGAGCAAAACGTTGAACATGGCGATCTCCAGTTCGTTATAACTGTAGGTGAGGAAAGTGGTCTTGTAGGTGCTAAGGCACTTGACAGCTCATTATTGAAAGCGAAATTCGGCTATGCCATCGATAGTGATGGTCAAGTAGGAAACATTATCATTGCAGCCCCGACTCAGGCTAAGATTAATGCAGTAGTGAAGGGGAAGACCGCTCATGCAGGTGTCGCTCCTGAGAAGGGGATTTCTGCGATTACACTGGCATCTCGTGCGATAACTAAAATGCCTTTGGGACGAATCGACGATGAAACAACAGCGAACATCGGTCGATTTGAAGGTGGTCAGAAAACGAATATTGTTTGCGATCATGTGGAGGTTTTAGCCGAAGCACGTTCATTGAATCCAGATAAGATGGAAGCCCAAGTAGAGAAAATGAAAAAAGCATTCACAGAAACTGCGGAAGAGATGGGTGGAGAAGTAGATATTGATATCGAAATCATGTACCCTGGTTATAAACAGCAGGCAGGTGATGAAGTTGTAGAAGTAGCTCGTTCTGCTGCTGCACGAATCGGTCGTGAAAGCCAATTGCTTACAAGCGGTGGCGGCAGTGATGCAAATGTAATTGCTGGACACGGAGTTCCGACTGTCAACCTAAGTGTTGGCTATGAAGAGATTCATACGACAAATGAGCGGATGCCTGTCGGTGAACTTGAAAAAATTGCGGAATTTGTGACAGCGATTATCGAAGAAGTCGCACAATAA
- a CDS encoding small acid-soluble spore protein P has protein sequence MGGRRMGPKQQEQPNLPLGPKQSYGEPAQGSHKVKNANHSRQKQKSSHDM, from the coding sequence ATGGGTGGACGACGCATGGGACCGAAACAGCAGGAACAACCAAATTTACCTCTTGGGCCGAAGCAATCCTATGGCGAGCCGGCGCAAGGTTCTCATAAAGTGAAGAATGCCAATCATTCGCGTCAAAAACAAAAATCTTCTCACGATATGTAA
- a CDS encoding BrxA/BrxB family bacilliredoxin has translation MDFNIFMNDVVTKAREEITQAGYSELTTAEEVEQSLNKEGTTLVMINSVCGCAGGIARPAAAHAIHYDKRPDQLVTVFAGQDREATERAREYFEGYPPSSPSFALLKDGKIQTMVERHDIEGFEPMEVIGKLQRSFEEYCEEV, from the coding sequence ATGGATTTCAATATTTTTATGAACGATGTGGTTACAAAAGCACGTGAAGAAATTACCCAAGCCGGTTATTCTGAGCTGACAACTGCAGAAGAAGTCGAGCAATCCTTGAATAAAGAGGGGACGACTCTTGTCATGATCAACTCAGTTTGTGGTTGTGCAGGTGGAATCGCACGTCCTGCAGCTGCGCACGCAATTCATTATGACAAGCGTCCAGATCAGCTGGTAACTGTATTCGCTGGTCAGGATCGCGAGGCGACCGAACGTGCAAGAGAATATTTTGAAGGGTACCCACCATCTTCTCCTTCTTTTGCGCTTTTGAAAGACGGTAAAATCCAAACGATGGTCGAGCGTCATGATATTGAAGGGTTTGAGCCGATGGAAGTGATCGGAAAGCTTCAACGCAGTTTTGAAGAGTACTGTGAAGAAGTATAA
- a CDS encoding YpzI family protein, with protein MGRDRQEKKLKRSGKVESDRDQKLSYNGATMLEGPEEARKRR; from the coding sequence ATGGGTAGAGATCGTCAAGAGAAAAAATTGAAACGATCCGGAAAAGTTGAATCTGATCGTGACCAGAAATTGAGCTATAATGGGGCGACTATGTTGGAAGGCCCAGAAGAAGCTCGTAAACGCAGATAA
- a CDS encoding dihydrolipoamide acetyltransferase family protein: protein MGLEKINMPQLGESVTEGTISTWLVQPGDKVNKYDPIAEVMTDKVNAEVPSSFTGEIKELVASEGDTISVGDLMCHIEVEGSGPAEKPEQEEKKEEVPPEKEAPKTAASEKTAGSAPKQDKGSKKRYSPAVMTLAQEHDIDLNQVEGSGRGGRITRKDIEKIIESGSIPTVDQEPAEGSGPAQEPAAQPEAPSQAPTQQTTAAPAQTGEGDVEIPVTGVRKAIAANMVKSKTEIPHAWMMVEVDVTNLVELRNAKKNKFKQQEGFSLTYFAFFVKAVAQALKEYPQLNSMWAGDKIIQKKAINLNIAVAKDDQLFVPVIRDADEKSIKGIAKDITDLAGKARQGKLTSKDMEGGTFTVNNTGSFGSVQSMGVINHPQSAILQVESIVKKPVYQNGMFGARDMVNLCLSLDHRVLDGLVAGNFLARVKEILEKMSEDNTSVY, encoded by the coding sequence GTGGGTTTAGAAAAAATCAATATGCCTCAACTCGGTGAAAGTGTAACCGAAGGAACAATAAGCACTTGGCTTGTCCAGCCTGGCGATAAAGTGAATAAATACGATCCAATTGCTGAAGTCATGACTGATAAAGTAAATGCCGAAGTACCATCTTCTTTTACAGGGGAAATTAAAGAACTTGTAGCATCTGAAGGAGATACGATTTCTGTAGGTGATTTGATGTGCCATATCGAAGTCGAAGGTTCCGGTCCTGCTGAAAAGCCTGAGCAAGAAGAGAAAAAAGAAGAAGTACCACCAGAAAAAGAAGCGCCGAAAACAGCTGCTTCTGAAAAAACGGCAGGCTCTGCACCGAAACAGGACAAAGGAAGTAAAAAACGCTATTCTCCTGCAGTAATGACACTTGCTCAAGAGCATGATATTGACCTGAATCAAGTAGAGGGTTCAGGGCGCGGGGGCCGGATCACTCGAAAAGATATCGAGAAAATCATTGAAAGCGGGAGCATTCCTACTGTCGATCAGGAACCTGCGGAAGGCAGCGGACCTGCTCAAGAACCAGCAGCACAACCAGAAGCACCGTCCCAAGCACCAACCCAGCAAACTACCGCTGCTCCTGCTCAAACAGGCGAAGGTGATGTAGAGATTCCTGTGACAGGTGTGCGTAAAGCGATTGCAGCAAACATGGTGAAATCCAAAACGGAAATTCCTCATGCATGGATGATGGTTGAAGTCGATGTAACGAACTTGGTAGAACTGCGTAATGCCAAGAAAAACAAATTCAAGCAGCAGGAAGGCTTCAGCTTGACTTATTTCGCATTCTTTGTGAAAGCTGTCGCCCAAGCATTGAAAGAATATCCACAATTGAACAGCATGTGGGCAGGCGACAAGATCATTCAGAAGAAAGCAATTAACTTGAACATAGCTGTAGCGAAAGACGACCAGTTGTTCGTGCCGGTGATCCGTGATGCTGACGAAAAAAGTATCAAAGGCATTGCCAAGGATATTACAGATCTTGCAGGAAAAGCCCGACAAGGCAAGCTGACTTCTAAAGACATGGAAGGCGGTACATTTACGGTGAATAATACCGGTTCATTTGGTTCTGTACAATCCATGGGCGTCATCAATCATCCGCAATCGGCGATTCTGCAAGTGGAATCGATCGTGAAGAAGCCTGTTTATCAGAACGGGATGTTCGGTGCGCGTGATATGGTGAATCTCTGTCTATCTTTAGATCACCGCGTATTGGATGGGCTTGTTGCCGGTAACTTCTTAGCACGAGTAAAAGAAATATTAGAAAAGATGTCTGAAGATAATACTTCTGTTTATTGA
- a CDS encoding DUF3892 domain-containing protein, protein MPERIVAVRKNGQGSIVEMQLSSGQVVDYKRAHDMARSGDLEHVNLIRGKDGEDHLRSEPDGIQSNNLDNLPSF, encoded by the coding sequence ATGCCAGAACGAATTGTCGCTGTTAGAAAAAATGGCCAAGGAAGCATTGTAGAGATGCAGCTGTCGTCAGGGCAGGTGGTCGACTACAAACGAGCTCATGACATGGCGCGCAGTGGTGACCTGGAACACGTGAATTTAATTCGAGGCAAAGATGGGGAAGACCATCTACGCAGTGAACCAGATGGCATTCAATCCAACAATTTGGACAACCTTCCATCTTTTTAA
- a CDS encoding DNA polymerase IV: MESRWYPKKGRVIFHVDMNSFYASVEAAFDPSLKGKPLAIAGNPEERRGIVVTSSYEARKYGVKTTMPVGEARRLCPDLLVMRPNFERYRMASKEIFKILADVTSLIQPVSIDEGYMDITACEDQGSPPVIAERIQQRIADELDLPCSIGIAPNKFLAKMASDMKKPMGITILRKRDLRHKLWPLPIEEMYGVGSKTAEKLRKMEIETIGHLADHPVLDLKQVLGINGERLQNRANGIDDRHVDPDAVHEFKSIGTSTTLPEDTTEDAEIQAVLRRLSNKVEARMKNKKVLARNVQLMIRYYDRKTVTRSRQLQEFVHTSEDLFQTAMQLFDEHWNQQPVRLLGVTASDLAEKSEVTQQLDLFNYQKYASKEKLYKTIDDLTEKYGSNPFRKLSNPNENQVTTSFQKDFIDDFKK, translated from the coding sequence ATGGAGTCCAGGTGGTATCCGAAAAAAGGCCGTGTTATTTTCCATGTTGATATGAACAGTTTCTATGCGTCCGTAGAAGCGGCTTTCGACCCGAGTTTGAAAGGGAAACCTCTCGCAATCGCAGGGAACCCCGAAGAACGTCGCGGAATCGTTGTCACAAGCAGCTACGAAGCAAGAAAATACGGAGTGAAAACAACGATGCCTGTCGGTGAAGCAAGACGTTTGTGCCCTGATCTGCTCGTCATGCGTCCGAATTTCGAACGGTATCGGATGGCTTCCAAAGAGATTTTCAAAATTCTTGCAGACGTAACATCTCTCATCCAGCCTGTTTCGATCGATGAGGGTTATATGGACATAACAGCTTGTGAAGACCAGGGTTCTCCCCCGGTCATTGCTGAGCGCATTCAACAGCGGATTGCAGATGAACTGGATTTGCCCTGCAGCATCGGAATTGCTCCAAACAAATTTTTAGCGAAGATGGCCTCTGACATGAAAAAACCGATGGGGATTACAATCTTGAGAAAACGGGACTTACGCCATAAGTTATGGCCTCTTCCCATCGAAGAGATGTATGGTGTCGGATCAAAGACAGCAGAAAAATTGCGGAAAATGGAAATAGAAACGATCGGGCATTTAGCGGATCATCCTGTACTTGACTTGAAACAAGTGCTGGGAATAAACGGGGAACGGTTGCAAAACAGAGCAAATGGAATAGATGACAGGCATGTAGATCCCGATGCTGTCCACGAATTCAAAAGCATCGGTACATCTACGACCCTCCCTGAAGATACCACCGAAGATGCAGAAATCCAGGCGGTTCTGCGTCGTTTATCCAATAAAGTAGAAGCCCGTATGAAAAACAAAAAAGTACTTGCGAGAAATGTGCAGCTGATGATTCGTTACTACGATCGTAAAACTGTCACAAGAAGCCGGCAATTGCAGGAATTTGTCCATACATCCGAGGATCTTTTTCAAACGGCAATGCAGCTCTTTGATGAACATTGGAACCAGCAGCCCGTGAGACTCTTAGGTGTGACAGCAAGTGATTTGGCGGAGAAATCAGAGGTGACACAGCAGCTGGATTTATTCAACTACCAGAAATATGCAAGTAAAGAAAAACTTTATAAAACCATTGATGATCTTACTGAAAAATATGGAAGTAATCCTTTCCGCAAATTAAGTAATCCTAATGAAAACCAAGTGACGACAAGCTTTCAAAAGGATTTTATCGATGATTTCAAAAAATGA
- a CDS encoding acyl-CoA carboxylase subunit beta, with the protein MDIFDKINELYDKRRQVEMGGGDERIEKQHEKGKWTARERIDYLLDESSFIELNPFTEHRHDAFGMDGKSAPGEGVVTGFGKIGGRDIYLFAQDFTVYGGALGEMHAKKIAAVMDLAAKNGTPFIGLNDSGGARIQEGVSSLDGYGQVFYRNSIYSGVIPQISVIMGPCAGGAVYSPAITDFVIMVEKTSQMFITGPKVIETVTGEQISAEDLGGAGVHNSLSGNAHLKTNDEASALEAVKDLVSYLPQNNQERTPVAEIEKTDDFRPDITDKIPFDPIRPYDVRIIIDEVVDPDSFFEIHKDFAKNIVVGFARLQGKTVGLVCNQPKYMAGGLDIDSSDKAARFIRTCDSFNIPLITFEDVTGFFPGIKQEHGGIIRHGAKILYAYSEATVPKLTVITRKAYGGAYVALNSKSIGADLVYAWPNAEIAVMGPEGAANIIFAKEIRESDTPEETRQNKINEYRERFANPYVAAGLGMIDDVIDPRETRSTLINALYMLKNKREDRPYKKHGNIPL; encoded by the coding sequence ATGGACATTTTCGATAAGATTAATGAACTGTATGATAAACGTCGCCAGGTTGAAATGGGCGGTGGTGATGAGCGAATTGAGAAACAGCATGAAAAAGGCAAGTGGACCGCACGTGAACGGATCGACTATTTGCTAGATGAAAGCTCATTCATTGAGCTGAATCCATTCACAGAACACCGTCATGATGCATTTGGCATGGATGGTAAATCAGCCCCCGGTGAAGGGGTCGTTACCGGTTTTGGAAAAATTGGCGGACGTGATATTTATTTGTTCGCACAGGATTTCACAGTGTATGGCGGAGCCTTGGGAGAAATGCACGCGAAAAAAATTGCAGCAGTCATGGATTTAGCGGCTAAGAATGGTACACCATTCATCGGTCTGAATGATTCTGGAGGAGCGCGGATACAAGAAGGCGTTTCCTCGTTAGATGGTTATGGTCAGGTTTTCTATCGTAACTCGATATACTCAGGGGTTATCCCGCAAATATCAGTCATTATGGGCCCATGTGCCGGTGGTGCGGTTTATTCTCCTGCCATTACTGATTTTGTCATCATGGTTGAGAAAACATCGCAAATGTTTATAACAGGACCGAAAGTCATTGAAACAGTGACAGGAGAACAAATATCAGCTGAAGACCTGGGTGGCGCAGGGGTACATAATTCATTGAGCGGTAATGCTCATCTGAAGACGAATGATGAAGCTTCTGCTCTTGAAGCAGTAAAGGACCTCGTCAGTTATCTGCCCCAAAATAATCAAGAAAGAACACCAGTAGCAGAGATAGAGAAAACGGATGATTTCCGACCAGATATCACGGACAAAATTCCGTTTGACCCGATTCGTCCTTATGATGTCAGAATCATCATTGATGAAGTAGTCGATCCAGATTCATTTTTTGAAATCCATAAAGATTTCGCAAAGAACATCGTCGTCGGCTTTGCCCGTTTGCAAGGCAAAACGGTAGGACTTGTATGTAATCAGCCGAAATATATGGCCGGGGGTCTCGACATCGACTCAAGCGATAAAGCAGCTCGTTTTATCCGTACATGTGATTCATTCAATATTCCTTTGATCACATTTGAAGATGTGACAGGCTTTTTCCCTGGTATTAAACAGGAGCATGGAGGTATTATCCGTCACGGAGCAAAAATACTTTACGCCTACTCGGAAGCTACTGTTCCCAAGCTGACTGTAATTACAAGAAAAGCCTATGGTGGGGCATATGTGGCACTTAATAGTAAGTCGATTGGTGCTGACCTCGTCTATGCATGGCCGAATGCTGAAATCGCTGTGATGGGCCCTGAAGGCGCAGCAAATATCATTTTTGCCAAAGAAATCCGTGAGAGTGATACTCCAGAAGAAACACGGCAGAACAAAATCAATGAATATCGTGAGCGCTTTGCCAACCCATATGTAGCGGCAGGTTTAGGAATGATTGATGATGTGATCGATCCGAGGGAAACGCGTTCGACACTGATAAATGCTCTTTATATGCTGAAGAACAAACGTGAGGATCGTCCTTATAAAAAACATGGGAACATCCCTCTCTGA
- a CDS encoding L,D-transpeptidase — MKIIAFVLFLVSPLLPPNVNGEPVIVVNKATHEVVLFSDGEEVFKAPAAIGKTKELTPEGRFHIKVKAKDPYYRKKNIPGGDPDNPLGSRWIGFDALGTDGRIYGIHGTNRPESIGKSVSAGCIRLNNEDVEKLYELVPVEMDVIIVDSDEELKTIYQVWEKEKLDRMLNPAT; from the coding sequence ATGAAAATTATTGCTTTCGTACTTTTTCTTGTCAGCCCACTGCTGCCGCCGAACGTCAATGGAGAGCCGGTCATTGTTGTAAATAAAGCTACCCATGAGGTCGTACTTTTCTCGGATGGAGAAGAAGTATTCAAAGCTCCCGCAGCTATCGGAAAAACAAAAGAATTGACGCCGGAAGGACGCTTTCACATCAAAGTGAAAGCGAAAGATCCTTATTATCGAAAGAAAAACATCCCCGGAGGTGATCCCGATAATCCTTTAGGGAGCCGCTGGATCGGTTTCGATGCTCTTGGCACTGATGGAAGAATCTACGGAATACACGGTACAAACCGCCCGGAATCGATCGGAAAGTCTGTTTCTGCAGGGTGTATCCGCTTGAATAATGAAGATGTGGAAAAACTGTACGAACTTGTCCCTGTGGAAATGGATGTCATTATTGTTGACTCCGATGAAGAACTGAAAACTATTTATCAAGTCTGGGAAAAAGAGAAATTGGACAGAATGCTGAATCCGGCAACGTGA
- the mce gene encoding methylmalonyl-CoA epimerase: protein MKPIRVLIAKPGLDGHDRGALIIAQALRDHGMEVIYTGLRQSAIQIARAAIQEDVDVVGLSSLSGAHKSLFPKVVEALAEEGAADIPVIGGGVIPAEDIPYLEEKGVNKIFTSGSPTDAIAIYIKQMMEKEIIAEPKKVAHIGIAVESIEAVIPFYQNILGLELEAVERVEAEQVRVAFLRIGETKFELLEPLSEESAIQSFLTKKGEGVHHIALEVDDIHTRLKQYKDQGIRMINEEPKLGARNSQIAFLHPKAANGVLFELCQQGEEE from the coding sequence ATGAAACCAATACGTGTACTCATAGCTAAACCAGGGCTGGATGGACATGATCGAGGGGCTTTGATTATCGCCCAGGCGCTCAGGGATCATGGTATGGAAGTGATCTATACTGGTCTGCGTCAATCAGCCATCCAGATTGCTCGAGCAGCTATACAGGAAGATGTCGATGTCGTCGGCCTCTCGTCTTTATCTGGAGCCCACAAGTCGTTATTTCCAAAAGTGGTAGAAGCACTTGCAGAGGAAGGAGCAGCGGATATTCCAGTTATCGGCGGAGGAGTCATCCCAGCTGAGGATATTCCTTATTTAGAAGAAAAAGGGGTCAACAAGATTTTCACGAGTGGCTCGCCAACAGATGCGATTGCCATTTATATTAAACAGATGATGGAAAAAGAAATAATCGCAGAACCAAAGAAAGTCGCGCATATCGGAATTGCTGTCGAGAGCATCGAAGCTGTGATTCCTTTCTACCAAAATATATTAGGCCTTGAACTTGAAGCCGTCGAGCGTGTTGAAGCGGAACAAGTCCGTGTAGCTTTCCTAAGAATAGGGGAAACGAAGTTTGAATTGCTGGAACCGCTCAGTGAAGAGTCTGCGATTCAGTCCTTTTTAACGAAAAAGGGTGAAGGGGTCCATCATATAGCGCTTGAAGTCGATGATATCCATACCCGACTGAAACAATACAAAGACCAAGGCATACGCATGATAAATGAGGAACCGAAATTAGGCGCGCGCAATAGTCAAATCGCTTTTTTGCATCCGAAAGCAGCCAACGGTGTCTTGTTCGAGCTATGCCAGCAGGGTGAGGAGGAGTGA
- a CDS encoding acyl-CoA mutase large subunit family protein — MTLSSNDQHSKQNWEKDVEKTTQRFPERKDSFQTSSEIPVERLYTPENINEDYIKEIGFPGQYPYTRGIQPTMYRSRYWTMRQYAGFGSAEETNQRFRYLLKQGQTGLSVAFDLPTQIGYDSDDAMADGEVGKVGVAIDSLKDMEQLFDRIPLDRVSTSMTINAPASILLAMYIAVGEKQGVSPEKLTGTIQNDILKEYIARGTYIYPPKPSMRLITDIFGYCQDHLPKFNTISISGYHIREAGSTAVQEVAFTIANGMAYVDAAIEAGLEVDQFAPRLAFFFNAHNQFFEEAAKFRAARRMWAKIMKEHYGAVNPKSWKLRFHTQTGGSTLTAQQPDNNIVRVTLQALAAVMGGTQSLHTNSRDEALALPTEDSARIALRTQQIIANESGVADTIDPLAGSYYVESLTDEIEKEANDYLERIKEYGGAVQAVEEGYMQREIHKAAYEAQKRIESNEEIVVGMNEYKLEEEIHADLLRVDEALEQAQIEKTNEVRSSRDQKKVDTCLADLRRAAKGTDNVMPHIVDAVKVYATVGEIANVLRDEFGEYTGM; from the coding sequence ATGACCCTTTCATCAAATGATCAACATTCTAAACAAAATTGGGAAAAAGACGTCGAAAAAACGACGCAGCGTTTTCCAGAACGGAAAGATTCGTTTCAAACGAGTTCAGAAATTCCGGTGGAAAGACTTTATACACCTGAAAATATCAATGAAGATTACATAAAGGAGATAGGGTTTCCCGGCCAGTACCCTTATACCAGGGGGATTCAACCCACAATGTACCGCAGTCGTTATTGGACGATGCGCCAGTACGCAGGTTTTGGATCGGCGGAAGAGACCAACCAAAGATTCCGCTATTTACTGAAGCAAGGTCAAACCGGTTTGTCGGTCGCCTTCGACCTGCCCACACAAATCGGCTATGACTCGGATGACGCGATGGCTGATGGGGAAGTAGGCAAGGTCGGTGTCGCTATTGATTCATTAAAGGATATGGAACAACTTTTCGATCGGATCCCATTGGATCGAGTGAGTACATCGATGACGATCAATGCACCGGCAAGTATTCTTTTAGCTATGTATATTGCAGTCGGAGAGAAACAGGGGGTTTCACCTGAAAAATTGACAGGAACCATCCAAAACGACATATTGAAAGAATACATTGCACGCGGGACGTATATCTATCCGCCTAAACCATCAATGCGGCTGATTACAGATATTTTCGGATATTGCCAGGATCATTTACCGAAATTCAACACAATCAGTATCTCAGGATATCACATTCGTGAAGCAGGATCGACAGCTGTCCAGGAGGTTGCCTTTACGATTGCCAATGGTATGGCATATGTGGATGCAGCGATAGAGGCTGGTCTGGAAGTGGATCAATTCGCTCCCCGTCTTGCCTTTTTCTTCAATGCTCATAATCAATTCTTTGAAGAAGCAGCCAAATTCCGGGCCGCTCGGCGGATGTGGGCGAAAATCATGAAAGAGCATTATGGTGCAGTAAACCCGAAAAGCTGGAAACTCAGGTTCCACACGCAGACCGGTGGGAGTACATTAACGGCTCAGCAGCCGGATAACAATATCGTCCGCGTAACTTTGCAAGCGCTTGCTGCTGTCATGGGAGGGACCCAAAGTCTTCATACAAATTCCCGTGATGAAGCGCTCGCTTTACCGACAGAAGATTCTGCCCGGATTGCCTTAAGAACACAACAAATCATTGCTAATGAGAGTGGGGTGGCGGACACAATCGATCCACTTGCAGGTTCTTATTATGTCGAGTCACTTACAGATGAAATCGAAAAAGAAGCAAATGACTACTTGGAACGTATCAAAGAATATGGTGGAGCGGTCCAAGCAGTGGAAGAAGGGTATATGCAGCGGGAGATCCATAAGGCAGCCTATGAAGCTCAAAAACGGATCGAGTCGAATGAAGAAATTGTCGTCGGCATGAATGAATACAAGTTAGAAGAAGAAATCCATGCCGATTTGTTAAGGGTGGATGAAGCTCTTGAACAAGCTCAAATTGAAAAAACAAATGAAGTGAGATCTTCACGTGATCAAAAGAAAGTGGACACTTGCCTGGCAGATCTGCGTCGGGCTGCGAAAGGGACCGATAATGTGATGCCGCACATTGTCGATGCCGTAAAGGTGTATGCAACTGTTGGAGAAATCGCAAATGTATTACGTGATGAATTTGGAGAATATACCGGAATGTAG
- a CDS encoding aromatic acid exporter family protein, with amino-acid sequence MKIGYRTIKTALGTPLAIWIAQLLQLENFASAGILTILCIQITRKRSFLSAWHRFSACLVAMVFSFTFFELLGYNPISIGLMLFAFIPVTVWMRITPGIVTSSVIILHLYGSGAIDWGVIWNEMVLITVGIGTALILNLYMPSLENKLKKYQKEVESNFSIILKEIAEFMREGDHDWTGKELTDTAALLEKAKSLSFRDVENHLLRSHNHYYHYFHMRTKQFELLERMLPLVSRISSLDIHGQKIADFFEDLAEGIHPGNTALIYLGKLKEMKEEFREDRLPETREEFEVRASLFHLLNEIEEYLIIKRSFKKSDV; translated from the coding sequence GTGAAAATCGGATATCGGACGATTAAAACAGCATTAGGTACACCTTTGGCCATATGGATTGCACAATTGCTTCAATTGGAAAATTTCGCATCGGCAGGTATTTTGACAATCCTTTGTATCCAAATTACGAGAAAGCGGTCATTCTTGAGTGCATGGCATCGGTTCTCAGCCTGTTTGGTCGCGATGGTTTTCTCTTTTACTTTCTTTGAACTTCTTGGTTACAACCCCATCTCGATCGGTTTGATGTTGTTTGCCTTTATACCTGTTACAGTCTGGATGCGGATCACACCTGGAATAGTTACTAGTTCAGTCATTATCCTACATTTGTATGGGTCAGGCGCTATCGACTGGGGAGTAATTTGGAATGAAATGGTGTTGATCACAGTCGGGATAGGAACTGCACTAATACTTAATTTATATATGCCGAGTTTGGAAAATAAGTTGAAGAAATACCAAAAAGAAGTGGAAAGCAACTTTTCCATCATTCTGAAGGAAATAGCTGAGTTCATGCGTGAAGGTGATCATGATTGGACAGGGAAAGAACTGACAGATACAGCCGCATTATTAGAAAAGGCAAAGTCGCTTTCCTTCCGTGATGTTGAAAACCATCTGCTTCGTTCCCATAACCATTATTATCATTATTTCCATATGCGGACAAAACAATTTGAGCTTCTTGAACGCATGTTGCCGCTTGTCAGCCGGATCTCCAGTTTGGATATCCATGGTCAAAAAATTGCTGATTTTTTCGAAGACTTAGCTGAAGGAATCCATCCAGGGAACACAGCTTTGATTTACTTAGGAAAATTAAAGGAAATGAAAGAGGAATTTAGAGAAGACAGGCTTCCTGAGACACGGGAAGAATTTGAAGTTAGAGCAAGTTTATTTCACTTGCTGAACGAAATCGAGGAGTATTTGATCATTAAACGCTCCTTTAAAAAGAGTGATGTATAG
- the prli42 gene encoding stressosome-associated protein Prli42 produces the protein MAETKTKKRSKRERRMKVIIYIMILSMVLSTVLAGASFFL, from the coding sequence TTGGCTGAGACAAAAACAAAAAAACGCTCGAAACGTGAACGCCGCATGAAAGTCATCATTTATATCATGATTCTTTCTATGGTATTATCTACCGTATTGGCAGGCGCAAGTTTCTTCCTATAA